In Campylobacter vulpis, a genomic segment contains:
- a CDS encoding esterase-like activity of phytase family protein has product MKKIVGSLCLCSILFAANEYEANLAGHIVIPAENFINAPKDAPEFLQSTGKFLRTIRNENLGAFNANYTEEESSNTFRIPFKKQALQGHSGVKFTGDKSYWLLSDNGLGTKKNSPDSMTFIHNYEFDFQKGSYKHLKTIFFNDKDKKFPYLITLESTKSRYLTGADIDPESFQIVGKSFWVGDEFGPFLLEFDEKGTLKELFDVSLNRKPILSPDNPSLQLSNPDILENKANIKRSKGFEAMASSKDKTKLYPMLEYAIFKDGKYENKGGKNYLRILEFDIKARKFTDKSYAYILESNAHSIGDFNMIDEEYGLIIERDDTEGTMDKACRGQETKSCFKNPVKFKRIYKVKLDDKKGVAEKIAYIDLMNINDTNKIAKKPLVNGKFVFPFFTIEDVDIVDDKHIVVANDNNFPFSSSREPYVPDDNEIILLEVEEFLKIK; this is encoded by the coding sequence ATGAAAAAAATTGTAGGTTCTTTATGCTTGTGCAGTATTTTATTTGCGGCAAATGAATATGAGGCAAATTTGGCAGGACATATCGTTATCCCGGCAGAAAATTTCATCAATGCCCCTAAAGATGCGCCAGAATTTTTGCAAAGCACGGGGAAGTTTTTACGCACAATAAGAAATGAAAACTTAGGTGCATTTAATGCAAATTATACAGAAGAAGAAAGTTCTAATACCTTTAGAATCCCTTTTAAAAAACAAGCTTTGCAAGGGCATAGTGGAGTTAAATTTACAGGGGATAAAAGCTATTGGCTTTTAAGTGATAATGGCTTAGGCACTAAGAAAAATTCACCAGATTCTATGACCTTTATCCACAATTATGAATTTGATTTTCAAAAGGGTTCTTATAAACATCTTAAAACCATTTTCTTTAATGATAAAGATAAAAAATTTCCTTATCTTATCACCCTTGAAAGCACTAAAAGTAGGTATCTAACGGGAGCTGACATAGACCCTGAAAGTTTTCAAATTGTAGGTAAAAGTTTTTGGGTCGGTGATGAATTTGGTCCCTTTTTGCTAGAATTTGATGAAAAAGGAACCTTAAAGGAGCTTTTTGATGTTAGTCTAAATAGAAAACCTATTTTATCGCCTGATAATCCATCTTTACAGCTTTCAAACCCAGACATCTTAGAAAACAAGGCTAATATTAAACGCTCTAAAGGTTTTGAAGCAATGGCTAGTTCTAAGGATAAAACGAAGCTTTATCCTATGTTAGAATATGCAATATTTAAAGATGGTAAGTATGAAAATAAAGGTGGCAAAAACTATTTAAGGATTTTAGAATTTGACATTAAGGCTAGAAAATTTACAGATAAAAGCTACGCATATATACTAGAAAGTAATGCTCATTCTATTGGCGATTTTAATATGATTGATGAAGAGTATGGATTAATTATAGAACGCGATGATACGGAAGGCACTATGGATAAGGCTTGTAGGGGACAGGAAACAAAATCGTGCTTTAAAAATCCTGTCAAATTTAAAAGAATTTACAAAGTTAAACTTGATGATAAAAAGGGTGTGGCTGAGAAGATTGCCTATATTGATCTTATGAATATTAACGATACGAATAAAATTGCCAAAAAACCTTTGGTTAATGGCAAATTTGTCTTTCCTTTTTTTACCATTGAAGATGTGGATATTGTAGATGATAAACACATTGTTGTAGCAAATGACAATAATTTTCCTTTTTCATCAAGTAGAGAGCCTTATGTCCCAGATGATAATGAGATTATTTTGCTAGAAGTCGAGGAATTTTTAAAAATTAAATAA
- a CDS encoding ArsC/Spx/MgsR family protein, protein MKLYGIKNCGSVKKAMEFLKVKGVEFEFLDIKKINESTLNSWLEKRKIEDFPNLSGMSARKLNLNKEKMKALAKEELKAMILETPSLIKRPVIEYRGQIYIAKEYENLIS, encoded by the coding sequence ATGAAACTTTATGGGATTAAAAATTGCGGTAGCGTCAAAAAGGCTATGGAATTTTTAAAAGTTAAGGGTGTAGAATTTGAATTTTTAGATATTAAAAAAATCAATGAAAGCACTTTAAATTCGTGGCTTGAAAAAAGAAAGATTGAGGATTTTCCAAATCTTTCAGGTATGAGTGCGAGAAAATTAAATCTTAATAAAGAAAAAATGAAGGCTTTAGCCAAAGAAGAATTAAAGGCGATGATTTTAGAAACTCCAAGCCTCATAAAACGCCCAGTGATAGAATATAGAGGACAAATTTATATTGCTAAAGAATATGAAAATTTAATTTCTTAA
- a CDS encoding KH domain-containing protein: MVEDFLKEYAKLIADYPEKIDTQRVKIEENFFEIFLFADKSDTGKLIGKNGKMIHAIKTVISACKSKENISYRVTVKALE; encoded by the coding sequence ATGGTTGAAGATTTTTTAAAAGAATATGCCAAACTTATTGCCGATTATCCCGAGAAAATCGATACGCAAAGAGTAAAAATAGAGGAAAATTTCTTTGAAATTTTTCTTTTTGCAGATAAAAGTGATACAGGTAAGCTTATAGGTAAAAATGGCAAAATGATTCATGCGATTAAGACGGTCATTTCAGCTTGTAAAAGTAAAGAAAATATCTCTTACCGCGTTACGGTAAAAGCCCTTGAGTGA
- the hypB gene encoding hydrogenase nickel incorporation protein HypB, translating to MCKDCGCSVTPHTHDHHTHSHHHYQNYENPELKEEKTLEVLSKILSKNDHEAEHNREHFNEAGVLCINLMSSPGSGKTTLLESTLKALKDEMKISVIEGDLESENDAKRIREAGAEAFQITTGQSCHLDAFMVHEALHHLSLKECDLLFIENVGNLVCPASYDLGQHINVVLLSVTEGSDKPQKYPVMFKKADLVIISKADLAHHFDFDIEEASKECKKLNPKVDILILDSKTGKNLELWYQYLRLKKELF from the coding sequence ATGTGTAAAGACTGCGGCTGTTCGGTAACTCCACATACACACGACCATCACACTCACTCCCATCATCATTATCAAAATTATGAAAATCCCGAGCTTAAAGAGGAAAAAACCCTAGAAGTTTTAAGCAAAATTTTAAGCAAAAACGACCACGAAGCAGAGCATAATAGGGAGCATTTTAATGAAGCTGGGGTGCTTTGTATCAATTTAATGAGCTCACCAGGAAGTGGGAAAACTACGCTTTTAGAAAGCACTTTAAAAGCTTTAAAAGATGAGATGAAAATCAGCGTTATTGAGGGTGATTTAGAAAGTGAAAATGACGCTAAACGCATAAGAGAAGCTGGAGCAGAAGCGTTTCAAATCACCACGGGACAGAGCTGTCATTTAGATGCTTTTATGGTGCATGAAGCTTTACATCATTTAAGCTTAAAGGAGTGTGATTTACTTTTTATCGAAAATGTGGGGAATTTGGTCTGCCCTGCAAGTTATGATTTGGGACAGCATATAAATGTTGTGCTTTTAAGCGTTACGGAAGGTAGTGATAAGCCGCAAAAATATCCTGTGATGTTTAAAAAAGCGGATTTGGTCATTATTTCAAAAGCAGATTTGGCACATCATTTTGACTTTGACATCGAAGAGGCAAGTAAGGAATGCAAAAAGCTTAATCCTAAGGTGGATATTTTGATTTTAGATTCCAAAACTGGGAAAAATTTAGAACTTTGGTATCAGTATCTAAGACTTAAAAAGGAGCTTTTTTAA
- the rpsP gene encoding 30S ribosomal protein S16, with amino-acid sequence MTVIRLTRMGRTKRPFYRIVVTDSRKRRDGGWIESIGYYNPMVEPEVIKFDAERLAYWKSVGAKLSDKVASITSK; translated from the coding sequence ATGACAGTGATTAGACTTACAAGAATGGGAAGAACGAAAAGACCTTTTTATCGTATTGTCGTAACTGATAGTAGAAAACGCCGTGATGGCGGTTGGATAGAGAGCATAGGTTATTATAATCCTATGGTTGAACCTGAAGTAATTAAATTTGATGCAGAGCGTTTGGCTTACTGGAAGAGCGTGGGTGCTAAGCTTAGCGATAAGGTCGCTTCTATTACAAGTAAATAA
- a CDS encoding class II 3-deoxy-7-phosphoheptulonate synthase, translated as MQWTRDSWRAYPIKQHPVYPCENTLKENLERLEKLPPLVFAGEVRQLKKSLAKVAKKEAFLLQGGDCAESFENFGANNIRDMFKILLQMAIVLTFAGGCPVVKIGRIAGQFAKPRSADYEELNGVSLPSYRGDIINGFEFSEKARIADPKRMLEAYYQSATTLNLLRGFAKGGLADLREVQRWNLGFVKKSELHKQYEDLSEKISSALAFMEACGINANNTPNLREVSLYTSHEALLLPYEEALTRVDSLSGDFYDCSAHMLWIGERTREIDGAHVHFLSGVKNPLGVKIGPSAKAQDIIRLSNKLNPNNEEGRLNIIIRMGADKIASNLPSIFKDLKKEGLNLIYSIDPMHGNTVKAGDFKTREFDKIMQEVRYFFEVAISEGVYPGGVHLEMTGQDVTECTGGASNVTMQNLQNRYETQCDPRLNADQALELAFLIADLLKRARK; from the coding sequence ATGCAATGGACGAGAGATTCTTGGAGAGCCTATCCCATTAAACAACATCCAGTTTATCCTTGTGAAAATACCCTAAAAGAAAATCTTGAGAGACTTGAAAAATTACCTCCACTTGTTTTTGCGGGGGAAGTTAGACAGCTTAAAAAATCTTTAGCTAAAGTTGCCAAAAAAGAAGCTTTTTTGCTTCAGGGTGGCGATTGTGCGGAGAGCTTTGAAAATTTCGGTGCAAATAATATACGCGATATGTTTAAAATTCTTCTTCAAATGGCGATTGTTTTGACCTTTGCTGGAGGTTGTCCTGTGGTGAAAATAGGGCGTATAGCAGGGCAGTTTGCTAAACCTAGAAGTGCAGATTATGAAGAGCTTAATGGTGTGAGTTTGCCGAGTTACCGTGGAGATATTATTAATGGTTTTGAGTTTAGTGAAAAAGCAAGGATTGCTGATCCTAAGCGTATGCTGGAAGCTTATTATCAAAGTGCGACGACACTTAACTTGTTAAGGGGTTTTGCTAAAGGCGGTTTGGCTGATTTGCGTGAGGTTCAACGCTGGAATTTGGGTTTTGTGAAAAAGAGTGAATTGCATAAACAATATGAAGATTTAAGTGAAAAAATTTCCAGCGCTTTAGCTTTTATGGAGGCTTGTGGAATTAATGCAAATAATACTCCAAATTTAAGAGAAGTTTCACTTTACACTTCACATGAGGCTTTACTTTTGCCTTATGAGGAAGCTTTAACGCGTGTGGATAGTTTAAGTGGCGATTTTTACGATTGTTCAGCACATATGCTTTGGATAGGCGAAAGAACCCGCGAGATTGATGGAGCTCATGTGCATTTTTTAAGCGGTGTGAAAAATCCTTTGGGTGTTAAAATTGGTCCAAGTGCCAAAGCTCAAGATATTATAAGACTTTCAAATAAACTTAACCCTAACAATGAAGAGGGTAGGCTTAATATTATTATTCGTATGGGAGCGGATAAAATTGCCTCAAATTTACCAAGTATTTTTAAAGATTTAAAAAAAGAAGGACTTAATTTAATTTACAGCATAGACCCTATGCATGGAAATACCGTTAAGGCTGGAGATTTTAAAACGCGTGAATTTGATAAAATTATGCAAGAAGTGCGATATTTCTTTGAGGTGGCTATTAGTGAGGGAGTGTATCCGGGTGGGGTGCATTTGGAGATGACTGGACAAGATGTTACCGAATGCACAGGTGGTGCGAGTAATGTAACAATGCAAAATTTACAAAATCGCTACGAAACCCAGTGCGACCCAAGACTTAATGCCGACCAAGCTTTGGAGCTTGCCTTTTTAATAGCAGATTTGCTTAAAAGGGCGCGAAAATGA
- the trmD gene encoding tRNA (guanosine(37)-N1)-methyltransferase TrmD, whose translation MKITFVSLFPHLIEFYFKDSILAKALHKGIFSLDFQNPRSFSKDKYKKVDDYKIGGGAGLLMQIAPLFECLEQIRQKEKNPHFIFLSPSAKSFHQKDAKRLSQKSNLIFVCGRYEGIDERVVEEFANELFSVGDFILTGGELPALCLCDAILRNVNGVLGNSQSLEEESFENQLLEAPSFAKPLIFEKNLKKFYANSVFLKGNHAKIAALKNTLASCKTKFFRPDLFLEHERKI comes from the coding sequence ATGAAAATTACTTTTGTTTCTTTATTTCCTCATTTGATAGAATTTTATTTTAAAGATTCTATCCTTGCTAAAGCACTGCATAAGGGCATTTTTAGTCTTGATTTCCAAAATCCTAGATCTTTTAGCAAAGATAAATATAAAAAGGTTGATGATTATAAAATTGGTGGTGGAGCAGGACTTTTGATGCAGATAGCTCCACTTTTTGAGTGTTTGGAACAAATTCGTCAAAAAGAGAAAAATCCCCATTTTATATTTCTTAGTCCAAGTGCAAAAAGTTTTCATCAAAAAGATGCTAAACGCCTTAGTCAAAAATCAAATTTGATTTTCGTTTGTGGTCGTTATGAGGGCATAGATGAGCGTGTAGTGGAAGAATTTGCTAACGAGCTTTTTAGTGTGGGGGATTTTATTTTGACTGGAGGAGAACTTCCTGCTCTTTGCCTTTGCGATGCGATTTTACGCAATGTTAATGGAGTGCTTGGAAATTCACAAAGTTTAGAAGAGGAAAGCTTTGAAAACCAGCTTTTAGAAGCACCCTCTTTTGCAAAACCTTTAATTTTTGAAAAAAACTTGAAGAAATTTTATGCTAATTCAGTGTTTTTAAAGGGTAATCACGCTAAAATTGCGGCTTTAAAAAATACTTTAGCGTCTTGCAAGACAAAATTTTTTCGTCCCGATTTATTTTTGGAGCATGAACGCAAAATTTAA
- the rimM gene encoding ribosome maturation factor RimM (Essential for efficient processing of 16S rRNA), protein MSEFVLVAKIGRSVGLKGYLKLHNLSDFPSQFQKNLTFFTKDKRELTIKDYDKNRQSVLFYAYESLEKAKELVNLELYQSIEKTRELCRLKKDEFFYFDIVGCEVRDEQIILGQVKDILQSGGGYLFEIKSDENLIAQGLSKIFFIPYIDKYILKINVQKKQILCSNEAFYILENS, encoded by the coding sequence TTGAGTGAATTTGTTTTAGTCGCTAAAATAGGTCGAAGTGTAGGCTTGAAGGGCTATTTAAAATTACATAATCTTAGCGATTTCCCCTCTCAGTTTCAAAAAAATCTTACTTTTTTTACCAAAGATAAAAGGGAACTTACCATTAAAGATTATGATAAAAATCGTCAAAGTGTTTTATTTTACGCTTATGAAAGTCTTGAAAAAGCTAAGGAACTTGTTAATTTGGAACTTTATCAAAGTATAGAAAAGACAAGAGAGCTTTGCAGATTAAAAAAAGACGAGTTTTTTTATTTTGATATTGTAGGCTGTGAAGTGAGAGATGAGCAAATAATTTTGGGGCAAGTTAAAGATATTTTACAAAGTGGCGGGGGATATTTGTTTGAAATTAAAAGCGATGAGAACTTGATAGCTCAAGGTCTTTCTAAGATTTTTTTTATCCCTTATATTGATAAATATATTTTGAAAATTAATGTGCAAAAAAAGCAAATTCTATGCTCAAATGAAGCTTTTTATATTTTAGAAAATTCATGA
- a CDS encoding hydrogenase maturation nickel metallochaperone HypA/HybF, with product MHELSVVESLITLCEENAREQNAKEISEIYIKIGRLSGVEIPLFERCFETFKENSTLCQNAKLFIEIAELEILCLSCGEKSILKENVFQCPLCQNVDLKVLDGDEMILMRLVIH from the coding sequence ATGCACGAATTAAGCGTAGTTGAGTCCTTAATCACACTTTGCGAGGAAAATGCCAGAGAGCAAAATGCTAAAGAAATTAGCGAAATTTATATCAAAATTGGGCGTTTAAGCGGAGTAGAAATCCCGCTTTTTGAGCGTTGTTTTGAAACTTTTAAAGAAAATTCTACACTTTGTCAAAATGCCAAACTCTTTATAGAAATTGCTGAACTTGAAATTTTATGTCTTTCTTGTGGGGAGAAGAGCATTTTGAAAGAAAATGTATTTCAGTGTCCTTTGTGTCAAAATGTGGATTTAAAAGTCCTAGACGGCGACGAGATGATTTTAATGCGACTTGTGATACATTAA
- a CDS encoding group III truncated hemoglobin, with protein MKFESIDSNSIRSLMDIFYAKVRVDKNGLGEIFNAKIGTDDTSWSNHKEKIANFWEGLLLGSGNFKGNPMRTHIDLAPFPRELFSVWLKLFKESLECVYKEPEHQRLIFQRAEMIAQRFQYVLYESDYVS; from the coding sequence ATGAAATTTGAAAGCATCGATTCTAATTCTATCCGTAGTCTTATGGATATTTTTTATGCGAAAGTAAGAGTTGATAAGAACGGACTTGGGGAGATTTTTAATGCTAAAATCGGCACAGATGATACAAGCTGGAGCAATCATAAGGAAAAAATTGCGAATTTTTGGGAGGGTTTATTACTAGGAAGTGGGAATTTTAAAGGAAATCCTATGCGAACGCATATTGATTTAGCACCTTTTCCTAGAGAGCTTTTTTCTGTATGGCTTAAGCTTTTTAAAGAAAGTTTAGAATGTGTTTATAAAGAGCCAGAGCATCAAAGACTGATTTTTCAAAGAGCTGAAATGATAGCACAGAGATTTCAATATGTGTTGTATGAAAGCGATTATGTCAGTTAA
- the hypD gene encoding hydrogenase formation protein HypD — translation MNYIDEFRDKNTLLALNALIRKNIKEPINIMEICGGHTHSIMKYALCDLLPKEVNFIHGPGCPVCVMPRERIDIALKLAQQEDVIFCTLGDLLRIPGSKESLLDLRAKGADVRALYTPLEILQIAKENQNKKVIFFAIGFETTTPMSALLLEKVIEQGLENISIFSNHITVPAPIQAIMSDENVKIDAFLGPSHVSVITGYQIYESLVKNFHTPIAVSGFEPVDIMESVLNIILQKNAQKAEIYNQYSRVVSRNGNVKAQNLVEKYFKPCDFEFRGLGLIKNGGLELREEFANYDASKLYDCEVKSRGENKACICGQILRGLAKPYECKVFGKACTPKNPIGSCMVSGEGACAAYYKYAKGR, via the coding sequence ATGAATTATATCGATGAATTTAGAGATAAAAATACCCTCTTAGCACTCAATGCTTTAATTAGGAAAAATATTAAAGAACCTATTAATATAATGGAAATTTGCGGCGGACACACGCATAGCATTATGAAATATGCTTTATGCGACTTACTTCCTAAGGAAGTGAATTTCATACACGGACCGGGTTGTCCTGTGTGCGTAATGCCAAGAGAGCGTATCGATATAGCTTTAAAACTAGCACAACAAGAAGATGTGATATTTTGCACTTTGGGAGATTTATTAAGAATCCCCGGAAGTAAAGAATCTTTACTTGATTTACGTGCTAAGGGTGCCGATGTAAGAGCGCTTTATACTCCGCTTGAAATTTTACAAATTGCAAAAGAAAATCAAAATAAAAAAGTCATTTTTTTCGCCATAGGTTTTGAAACAACCACGCCGATGAGTGCTTTGCTTTTAGAAAAAGTCATTGAACAGGGCTTAGAAAATATTTCTATTTTTTCCAATCATATCACCGTCCCAGCTCCGATACAAGCGATAATGAGTGATGAAAATGTCAAAATTGACGCTTTTTTAGGTCCTTCTCATGTGAGTGTTATAACGGGCTATCAAATTTATGAGTCTTTAGTTAAAAATTTTCACACACCCATAGCTGTGAGTGGTTTTGAACCTGTGGATATTATGGAAAGTGTGCTAAATATTATCTTACAAAAAAATGCTCAAAAAGCCGAAATTTACAATCAATACTCAAGAGTTGTGAGCCGCAATGGCAATGTCAAGGCACAAAATTTAGTGGAGAAATATTTTAAGCCTTGCGATTTTGAATTTAGAGGCTTAGGACTTATCAAAAATGGCGGTTTAGAGCTTAGAGAGGAATTTGCAAATTATGACGCAAGTAAGCTTTATGATTGCGAGGTTAAGAGTAGAGGCGAAAATAAAGCTTGCATTTGCGGTCAAATTTTAAGAGGTTTGGCAAAGCCTTATGAATGTAAGGTTTTTGGCAAGGCTTGCACACCGAAAAATCCCATAGGTAGCTGTATGGTTTCAGGTGAGGGTGCTTGTGCGGCGTATTATAAATATGCTAAGGGGCGTTAA
- the rplS gene encoding 50S ribosomal protein L19 produces the protein MKNKYIEQFEAKQIEGKNVPDFRAGDTLKLAIRIKEGDKTRIQNFEGICIARRGNGVSETFMVRKIGANNVGVERIFPIYSESLESISVLRRGRVRRARLFYLRDRRGKAARIKELKK, from the coding sequence ATGAAAAACAAATATATAGAGCAATTTGAGGCTAAACAAATTGAAGGTAAAAATGTGCCAGATTTTCGTGCTGGAGACACTTTAAAACTTGCTATTCGCATTAAAGAGGGCGATAAGACTAGAATTCAAAATTTTGAAGGAATTTGCATTGCTAGAAGAGGAAATGGAGTGAGTGAAACTTTTATGGTGCGTAAAATCGGTGCAAATAATGTAGGTGTTGAAAGAATTTTCCCTATTTATAGTGAAAGTTTAGAAAGCATTAGTGTTTTAAGACGCGGTCGTGTACGTCGTGCAAGACTATTTTATCTTAGAGATAGACGTGGTAAGGCTGCTCGTATTAAAGAGCTTAAAAAATAA
- the hypE gene encoding hydrogenase expression/formation protein HypE translates to MKQVTLAHGGGGEEMNEFLKGVFKLFDNEILREANDAAILGDMALSTDSFVLSPIFLDEEVNIGKLCVCGSINDILMVGAKPLYLSLALILEEGFAFEKLEKILKSIKNECDNIGVKLVCGDTKVVPKGKGDEIYINTTALGHIIKPCQTKNLKGGLSVLISGDIGRHGASVLIKRNALEADIKSDCKCVKNEVLELLEANLNIAAMRDATRGGLSAVLNEWASFCGKDILIYEEKIAVKSEVLGLCELFGYEPYELANEGTFVLCMEQKDAQKALEILQKYNKKANIIGEILPSEKARVILQNSYGAKRFLESPKGELLPRIC, encoded by the coding sequence ATGAAACAAGTTACATTAGCACACGGAGGCGGTGGCGAGGAAATGAATGAATTTTTAAAAGGCGTTTTTAAGCTTTTTGACAATGAAATTCTAAGAGAAGCAAATGACGCTGCAATTTTGGGAGATATGGCTTTAAGCACAGATTCTTTTGTTTTAAGTCCCATTTTTTTAGATGAGGAGGTCAATATAGGCAAACTTTGCGTGTGCGGTTCAATCAATGATATTTTAATGGTCGGTGCAAAGCCCTTATATTTAAGTCTTGCTTTGATTTTAGAAGAGGGATTTGCTTTTGAAAAATTAGAAAAAATTTTAAAAAGCATTAAAAATGAATGCGATAATATAGGCGTTAAGCTTGTATGTGGAGATACTAAGGTCGTGCCAAAGGGAAAAGGTGATGAAATTTACATCAATACAACAGCCCTAGGGCATATCATAAAACCCTGCCAAACGAAGAATTTAAAAGGGGGTCTAAGTGTGCTAATAAGTGGTGATATAGGCAGACACGGTGCAAGCGTGCTGATAAAAAGAAATGCACTTGAGGCGGATATTAAGAGTGATTGTAAGTGCGTGAAAAACGAGGTTTTGGAGCTTTTGGAAGCGAATTTAAATATAGCGGCAATGCGTGATGCTACGCGTGGCGGTTTATCAGCCGTTTTAAATGAGTGGGCGAGTTTTTGCGGGAAAGATATTTTGATTTATGAAGAAAAAATCGCTGTTAAAAGCGAAGTTTTAGGACTTTGTGAGCTTTTTGGCTATGAACCTTATGAGCTTGCTAATGAGGGCACTTTTGTGCTTTGCATGGAGCAAAAAGACGCGCAAAAAGCCTTAGAAATCTTACAGAAATATAACAAAAAAGCAAACATTATAGGTGAAATTTTACCAAGCGAAAAAGCAAGGGTGATTTTGCAAAATAGCTATGGTGCAAAACGCTTTTTAGAAAGCCCTAAGGGTGAGCTTTTACCTAGGATATGCTAA
- the glpQ gene encoding glycerophosphodiester phosphodiesterase: MKKLAFILMFLGFNLFASDKLIIAHRGASAYLPEHTLESKVLAFAQGVPYIEQDVVLSKDNHLIVIHDLYLDKTSDVAQKFPDKKRKDGHYYVIDFTLAELKSLKMSEGFKGENDSTNAYPNRFPAKKADFTINTLEEEIELIQGLNKMLGKNVGIYVEVKRPWFHKQEGKDISKITLEVLKKYGYTNKDSKVYFQSFDYPDLVRVKKELLPQMGMDIKLIALIGLNEWEETFEYKNGVWQNYDFSYLLDVKNYAEISKIVDGLGPTYILLFDENKLKNNEIVPNDFVKNAHKYNMKVHPYTIRADALPNWTKSVDELFEAVLFKAGADGVFTDFPDLGLEFLKKVR; encoded by the coding sequence ATGAAAAAACTTGCTTTTATCTTAATGTTTTTAGGATTTAATCTTTTTGCAAGTGATAAACTTATCATTGCACACAGAGGTGCTAGTGCATATTTGCCAGAACATACGCTTGAGAGTAAGGTTTTGGCATTTGCTCAAGGAGTGCCTTACATCGAACAAGATGTGGTTTTAAGTAAAGATAATCATTTGATTGTTATCCACGATTTGTATTTAGACAAAACAAGTGATGTAGCACAAAAATTTCCGGATAAAAAGCGTAAAGATGGGCATTATTATGTGATCGACTTTACTTTAGCTGAGCTTAAAAGTTTAAAAATGAGTGAGGGTTTTAAGGGAGAAAATGACAGCACAAATGCTTATCCTAACCGCTTCCCTGCTAAAAAGGCGGACTTTACTATCAATACTCTTGAAGAAGAGATTGAGCTCATTCAAGGACTTAACAAAATGCTTGGTAAAAATGTGGGAATTTATGTGGAGGTTAAGCGCCCTTGGTTTCATAAGCAAGAGGGCAAAGATATTTCTAAAATCACCTTGGAAGTGCTTAAAAAATATGGCTACACAAACAAGGATTCTAAGGTCTATTTTCAAAGTTTTGATTATCCTGATTTGGTGCGTGTGAAAAAGGAGTTATTGCCACAAATGGGTATGGATATTAAGCTCATCGCCCTTATAGGTTTAAATGAGTGGGAGGAGACTTTTGAGTATAAAAATGGCGTGTGGCAAAATTATGATTTTTCTTATCTTTTAGATGTTAAAAATTACGCTGAAATTTCAAAAATTGTCGATGGTTTAGGACCGACTTATATTTTACTCTTTGATGAAAATAAGCTTAAAAATAATGAAATTGTGCCAAATGATTTTGTTAAAAATGCTCATAAATATAATATGAAAGTGCATCCTTATACCATTAGAGCAGATGCACTTCCAAACTGGACTAAGTCTGTCGATGAGCTTTTTGAGGCTGTTTTGTTTAAGGCAGGAGCCGATGGAGTTTTTACAGATTTTCCTGATTTGGGTTTGGAATTTTTAAAGAAAGTAAGATAG
- a CDS encoding HypC/HybG/HupF family hydrogenase formation chaperone — translation MCLSIPSKILEIDEFNNALVDTLGVKRKVNLDLISEPLKQGDFVLIHVGVAMEKIDEEAALLSIKTYQEIVDKMQNGEIETHEGDMGLNELYR, via the coding sequence ATGTGTCTTTCTATCCCTTCAAAAATTTTAGAAATCGATGAGTTTAACAATGCTTTGGTGGATACTTTGGGCGTTAAAAGAAAGGTGAATTTGGACCTTATTAGTGAGCCTTTGAAACAGGGTGATTTTGTGCTAATCCATGTAGGCGTGGCGATGGAGAAAATAGACGAGGAAGCTGCACTTTTAAGCATTAAAACCTATCAAGAGATAGTGGATAAAATGCAAAACGGAGAGATAGAAACGCACGAGGGAGATATGGGGCTTAATGAATTATATCGATGA